The genomic stretch TGGGGATATGTACTGCAGCGCCGTGAAACCCAGTTAAGCCGTCGCTCTATATTTCTAATCATTCACAAACTGGTCAAGGAACTTGATCGTGGTGCTTTGTAATTCTATTACAGCCACTGCATACTGCTACACCAAGGACTTTGCATCATGTAACCTCGTTCTCGCATCCTCTTGCACCCTTTTTACAATATCAGCGGCCGGTTCCAGTTTCCTGACTAATCCCACTCCTGCCCCTGCCCAGATACAAGCAATGTCTCTCATGCTAACTTCCTCTGTCTGGGATCGCCTACTATCGTGGTAGAACTGTGTTCGTATCGAGTCCATATCCATTCCCTTCTCTTGGCTGTCGTAAAATGCGCCTCTCAAGCATCTGCCGTCGTATAATTGCGGCCATGGGTTTGCGCCCCAAATGTCATCAAATACCCGAGACCTCACAGTAGATTCTCCTCCATCCGAGGCCGCGAAAACTTCATCGCGAACATCTGAATCCATATCCGCTTCCTCTGCCCCGATGAATCGAGTGCCGAGAACTACGCCTTCAGCTCCAAGAGTTATAGCTGCCGCCACTCCTCTTCCATCCATGATGCCACCAGCTGCAAGAATTGGGATGTGAGAGAGCCCATGATCTTTGAGAGCGTCTGCCACTTCCGGAACCAGGGCCACCACGCTCGCTCCTTTTGCATGGCCGTGGCCTCCTGCATCACTTCCTTGCATTACCAAAGCATCCGGCTGGCAGCTCTGAGCTGCTTTCAAAGCAGCGCTGACGCTTCCAACCTGTATCCAAACCTTGGAAGACGAGGTTGTTTCTCGTATCCCTTCCGTCCAGGCTTTGATTTGCTGCGCATTTCCAAATGACAGCCAAACCACTGCAGGCTTGAACTTTGCAAAGATGGGTAGCCAGCGCTGGGGTGTGCTGCCAAAAACGATGATACCAACTCCTACTGGAAGGACGTCCAAATTCTGGTTCGTCGCCATAAAGTCCTTCAACTGGGCCTGAGCATTCTCCAGCTCGGCTTCCAGTCTAAGCGGACTGCCTGTGAATCCAATCTGTCCTAGACCTCCGCTCAAGGTCACGGCCACTGCGAGTTTACTGGTAGCAACGCCACTCATTGGCGCATTTGCAATAAACGGAAGCTGGATCCAGGGAAGATCGCGCTTCATTCTGCTGATATAAGACATGGTGCTGGACTCTGAATACATGTAAGTATTGACATAAGGCGAGGGAGAAGTCAAGTAATAAAGAATTATTAGAGATTTGGCAAGGCACAGAATTCGTATCCAGTATACATGCATATTTGTTGTCCAAATTTTAGGTGAGATATCCTGGCGCATATGTATACTTGCCGAGCTGGATACACGTATAGTCCAGCGCCTATAACCCGCCCACAACTACTTGGTATTTAATAATCATATTACCGCGGAAAGCTCTACCTTTGCCGAAATGTATGTAAACACAGCTGAAGAGCGGAAATCAACTTACACAGCTCCGCCAGCGATCCACACAGTATGCATGCTTTTGTTGTGCCCCATCACCATTTTGCAATCGAAGAAGCCCAAAATTCGGGCTTGAATCGGCAGAGATATCCGGCTAGGAGCGGAATAAAAGTATTGTAACCCCTCAAAAATAGATGAAGTTGATGTTGAATCCATCGTTTTTGTGCTAAAGGTTGGGGCTCTTCATCGGATCGTCGCGAGCTAATGCGGACTATCGCAAGACGAGCGTTCATGGTGTCTCCGAATCGGCTGTGAATATCGGCTGCGATTATCGGCTGTCAATACAGGTAACTATTTAAGAGGGTAGAATGTCCGCGAACTTTGAATGAAGGGACGTACTATAGAGCTTTTCCTTTGGACACACATTTATCAACTTTTTATCTGCAACTTTTGCTCAAAATGACTCTTTCTGGAAGTTGCATGTGCGGAGAGATCGCATactccagcagcagtgagTTTGATGTTTTCCGTGACTCCAACTTTGCCCAACTGTCTCCTAATATAAATCATCACATAGGCGAACCCAAGGTGACGGCTCTTTGCCACTGCGTGGATTGTCAAAAGGTATGAGCCACGAGAGAAAGCCAAGGAGGTTACACCACTGATACCAGACAGTGGACCGGCTCGGCATACACCTCAAACGCTGTGGTTCCCGAAGATAGCTTTCAAGTCAAGAAAGGTAAACTCTTTTCCCCCATTAGTCTTGAAGTTTTCCACTAAGGCCTAATCGAATCTAGGTGAGCCCAAGTGGTACGACACCATTGGAGAGTCTGGGGGCAAGAATAGACACTTTTTTTGCTCCAACTGCGGTTCTAGCCTGTACGGAAAGCTCGATATCATGCCTGGCGACATCGTCATCAAGGCAGGTTCATTGGATAACGGAGCTACAAACCTGAACAACAACGTTGACGTTGAGTTCTACTGTAAGGACAGGGTAGGATTTGTCGCTCAACAGGAGGAAGCTAAGCAATTGCCTCGATTTATTGGGTCGTCATAACGCACAGCTGGCTTCACATTATGAATTGATTTACTACGAGTCTATTTAGCCTGTTACTGTTTATTCTCATAGGGTGAATCACAATTTGCTACAGACATCATTGTTCGCGCTGcgtgaagatggagacggcTAAGACGTAAGGACATGCGCTTAAAAGACTCCAAAACTTATTCATCTACTACTAACGCTTTCATATTTTAGCATATTTAGCATCCTCAGAGAACTATTAAACAAAGCCACCAAACGCCACTGCTAGATATCATCCATATCTGCGTTACCTGAGGAGTACTCTACACATATGAGGGAAGAAATCGAGGCGAGAGGCATTTCAACCTCTTGGGCTTGATGCATTGTGCGACAATAGCCTCCTGAAACATTCTCAACTCGCCGTGGATGACATGTAGGCGTCCTGGCGTATCACTCACCTCCACCGCATTGACAGTGTGAGCGAATTTTCAAGGCAGACGGTGTACGAGGTGCTAGCAGGGGTCGGCCGACGCTCTCTAGCTGCCGCTCAAGAATAGCATCTCCGTTATATCGACAGGGGTCGGCCGACGCTTGCAAATTAGTTGAGCCAATGAGGTTGAGTCTCTGACACTTCCTAAAGTGGCGCTCGAATGATTCAATGCCGTGGAGCTCTGTTTGGCATGATTTTGTTGCAGGATCCTCATTTGAAATCAAGCTCAAGGGATCGGGCAATTAGTCGAGCTCGCCATGTGTCTCATCTGCCCGAAGCTGATTTTGCAGATGTGGCAAAAGGGGAAACAAAACTATATCTTGCTTGTCGAACTAATGGAATACGGTCTCTCCAAGCCACCATGCAACGCTAGATGTGTAAGCCATCACACTTACAATTCGATGACTTCACTCTGGACGTATGGGGGGATTACCACATCATTGATCTATCATTAATAATGCATAATGTAATTCAGTGCCAGAGTGATGCTTGACATTGAATGCTTtgaggaaaaggcagagcGGTAAGTTCCTTGGACTATTGTTACCTAATAACTGGGGCGAGTCCACAACGAACCCGCTTTCTACATCACGATATATATATCCGTCGATGGACGCCAGTTGACGACTTCTCACTATCCATCAAACAACTCAAAGCACTCACAAGTTACTACAATACCAAAAATTCACCCTCAATAACTTTATACCCTTACACTCTTATCACAATGGCTCTCCCAACTACTACCCGAGCATGGTCCATCGCCGAGATCAACAAAGACAGCTTCGATAGCCTTGTTCTAAAGGACAACGTTCCTCTTCCAAAGCTCGGCGAGCGCGATGTCTTGGTTCAAATCGAAGCCGTGTCTCTCAACTACAGAGACCTGGCCATCCCAAAGGTACGTGAACTCGGCAACAATGCAAGCTCAGTTTCTGAAAGCTAACGTGACTGATAGGGTTTCTACCCCTTTACCTTGAATCTTCCCGTCGTTCCAGGATCTGACAGCGCCGGCATCATTCTTGCAACCGGTTCCAAGGTCACAAAATTTGCCAAGGGGGACCGAGTTTGCACGCTGTTCAACGAGCACCACCAGACTAACCCAATTACTCCTGAAGCCGTTACAAGTGGCTTTGGCGGTGCCATTGACGGCACCCTGCGCGAGTACGCCGTTTTTGGAGACCACGCCCTTGTCAAGGCCCCGTCTACTTTGAACGCCATCGAGGCCAGCACACTTACCTGCGCCCCCCCTGACCGCATGGAATGCCCTCTACGGACTGCAGtcaaaggccatcaaggcagGCGAGTGGGTCTTGACTCAGGGCACCGGCGGTGTCAGTCTTTCAGGCATCCAGTttgccgcagctgctggcgcgACCGTTGTCGCCACCACGTCttcaaaggaaaaggccgaggagTTGAAGAAGCTAGGAGCCACACACGTTATCAACTACAGAGAGACTCCCAACTGGGGCGAGGTTGCCCGATCACTGACGCCCGAGGGCACTGGATTCGACCACATTCTCGAGATCGGCGGCCCCGGAAGCCTCGAACAGTcgctcaaggccatcaagctggagggtgtcatcaccatcatcggaTTCCTCGCACCATCTGACAAGCAGCCCCCCCTGATGGACGCTCTTAACCACGTTTGCATTGTTCGCGGCATTTTTGTCGGTTCTAAGCAGCAGTTTGTGGAGATGAACCGGGCGATTGACTCCAACAAGATTAAGCCCGTTGTTGACTCCAACATCTTCTCATTCGAGGATATCAAGACGGCATATCAGTACCAGTGGGACCAGAAGCACTATGGAAAGGTTGTCATTAAGATTGCAAACTAAAATGGGAATAAGCACTAGCGTTATGATTACAAAATATCAAAAGTCCTTAATCTGAATCCTATCCTTGATTGCTAGCAAGCTGTATAATCTGTTTGATAGTCTATGGACACACTGCTTATGGTTTCAATGAGTGTAAGTAAATCAGAGATGTGTGACATAAGATGAACCATCTTAAAATCGTCTCATACAGAAATAGAAATGATATTATCAGTGCCTTGGTTTATTATACTCGGTTCTTTTGTAGTGTTGCATGTATGGTGTAGCCACCAAGATACCACAGAAATTACTAATAGCTCCGCGGAGAGCTGATAACAAGGGCCGACGGAGTTTAGCAGATGTATAGAACGCAAGGGAACGGCGCAGTACAGCAGTTTACATGTAAGCTAAATGTATGAAGAATTGGGGCGTTTAATTGATGCAATGACATACAACTGCCCTTTTGTCATATAGGTTGTGCAAATACAAATGTTAAACAGCTGTGTTAAACTCAGACACAACTACTATACACTCGCCTCATCTAGATTTAGGTACTTACAAGGATCAGCCGAGCCCAGTGGATGCATGTACATAGAACGCAGTTCGAACTAGGACAAAGTTCTAGTACTACTGTATACACTACTGCCAAGCATATGCATGCATAGATCGAGCATTTTCTCAAAGTAGTAACATATAATTACCCTTTGCGTCAAATGTGTGTTGTATATACGAAATTGAATGGGGCACAGCTACATTCATGTTTGACCCCGCCTTGTTACTAAGACATGTCGTCAGTTGAAAGGTAAGGCTTCACTTGACACATGTACATAAACAACTCATATTGATGGCGCAGAGTAAGCAAATATTCGACAATGGAAGCTAAACTAGCGGCTCtagaagatgatggctatTTTGATCTCGGGACCTATCATCGCCCCATTACAACAGATAGTCCTGACGCCCAGCGATGGTTCAACCGAGGTCTCATTTGGGCCTACGGCTTCAACACGCAGGAGGCGTCAAGCTGCTTTGAGAAGGTTATCCTGGCAGATCCCGGCTGTGCCATGGGATATTGGGGGTTAGCATATACCCGCGGCCCTTACTACAACAAAGCGTGGCGTTTGTTTGATCCCGAGGATCTCAAGACGTCCCTTGATGCCACTTACACCGCATCGCGAAAGGCGTTGGAACTCGTGGGAAAAGCCAGTCCAGTCGAAGAGGCTCTCATCCGTGGACTCGTTGCACGGTTCCCACAACGCACTCCCACAGATGACTACTCAGGATGGAATCGCGCGTACGCCGATGCCATGGGAGTTGCCTACGAACAATTCGGCGACGACTTGGATGTCGCTGTCTTCTATATCGACGCCCTCATGAATCTCACTCCGTGGGCCATGTGGGATCCATACAGCGGCAAGCCAGGACCCAACTCTCGTGCTTTGGAGGCCGAAGTCGCTATTTCGAGAGCTTTGAAGCAGACAGGCGCCAGCGAGCACCCGGGACTGCTTCATCTGCATATCCATCTCATGGAGATGTCGCGCACACCTGAAGCTGCCGTCCCTTCGGGCAATCTTCTCAGGGGTCTTGTACCCGACTGCGCCCATCTGAATCATATGCCCTCACATCTCGACATTCTCATCGGAGACTATCAGGCTTCAATTACCGCTAATACCGTCGCTGTCAAAGCTGATCGGGAATTTGTAGAGAGGGTCGGTGGCATGAGCATGTATTCTCTCTACCGAGGCCACAACTATCACTCTCTCATCTACGCCGCCATGTTATCCGGACAGTCGAAAATCGCCATTGAGAACTGCAAACACATGGAGGATGCACTCCCCGCAGAGCTGCTCTCCATCAAATCGCCGCCCATGGCAGACTGGATGGAAGCTTTCATTGCAGTCCGACCTCACGTCTTGATCAGGTTCGGCCGCTGGGACGACATCATCAATCTCGAGCTTCCGGCAGATCAATCTCTCTATTGCGTCACAACCGCCACAATCTATTATGCCAAAGGTGTCGCCTTCGCCGCTACAGGGAACGTAGACGAGGCGTTGATACAACAAAGACTATTCAAACAAGCTGTAAGCCGCGTGCCCCCCCTCACGAATGGATTTCCCAAACACATGCATCGACATCCTCGCAGTCGGCGAAGCAATGCTAGCCGGCGAGATTGAATACCGCCGCGGTAACTTTGAGCTGGCATTTGAGCATTTGCGTCGCTCCATCGACCTAGACGACCATCTCAACTACAGCGAGCCATGGGCCTGGATGCAGCCATCTCGACACGCCTACGCGGCGCTGCTACTGGAACAGGGCCGCATCGAAGAAGCCGCCAAGGCATACGCAGAGGACCTTGGTTTTGATGAGTCTCTGCCGCGTGGCCACCAGCATCCGAATAACATCTGGGCGCTGCATGGCTACCATGAGTGTCTGACGTTGCTGGGACGAACTGCTgaggccaagatgcttgAGCTGCCACTGAAGTTGGCGACGTGTTTGGCTGATATTACGGTTGAGTCTTCCTGTTTCTGCCGGACGGTCAACCAGGGCGACGCTCAAAATGGTGTGACGGCGGGTAACAATGTCAGTAGCTGTTGTTCGTGAGTTATTGAACGGGGGATGACGAATTCGCTGCGCCAATATGTAATGTCCCGTGTACATGGTTCAAAGCATGTTCAGCGATGGATTCACATAACGGCGCAAGATGCATGCGAAGCACTTCAGATGCACTGCTATTGAGCATAAAAGGAGAATAATTCCTCATTTCATAAAGGCCAAATTCTAAACATCTTTTAGAAATGTTACATCCTCTAATCTTGTATGTATACTCAGTGCGTGGTGTCGCTGATTCTCAGAGTGACTGGTCTTCACAAGCAGAATCATGAAGACAATCTTACATATGTTTATCGAAGCACCTTCCGCAACGCCGATTCCACATAGTAATAGCACCTGGTATAACCATTGGGATAGCTCTGGTCGACGGCTCCAATATATCTCGAATCGTAGCAGGTAGCCGAGCTACCTTTCTCTTATATACCATGTCTCAGATCGACTTCCTATTCCGTCATCTACAGCTTTGATCGTAGCAAACTAAGCCACCCAGCTGATTTGTCGACTTTGCGCGCGTATGGATGTCCAAGTCCAGGCACCATAAAGTCAAGGCTGCTCGTGTTTACAAGATCCGGATGCGCGTCCCTCATCAAATCCGTCATGCCACACAGACGCATAGCCGtctcaatctcttctttaATGACTGCAAAGATTATCAGTCATCACAAGTAAAACTTGAAGCGATTAGAGAGTAAAACGCAAAAAACTTACTCCATGCTGCATGCTCTACACCTTCTTGGCCGTAGCTCAGGGAGTAGAGAAACGGCCTACCCATCCCCACCGCAGATGCGCCCAAGCAAATAGCTTTGACAATGTCTGATCCTCGTCGAAAACCGCCGTCAATGAGCACTTCAAGCTGGGCGAATACCTCGGGACactgcttctgcagctctaGTAGGACAAGAATAGAAGGCGGCGCAGTATCAGCTGCGCGACCGCCGTGGTTActgatgacgatgccttGAACTCCCATTTTCGCAGCCATCATGGCATCTGCTGCCGTCTGTACGCCTTTGACAACAATGGGTAGCTGCGTGATGCTCCGTAGCCACTTGAGATCGTCCCAGCTAGTTGTCGGATCGATAAACGACGCTGCTTGGCGCGCAAAACCGGCGCCCTTTTTGTCGCTCGTCTTGGTTTCAAAACTCTTCCCAACTCCCGATACTGCCAGCTGCTCTGTTGACTTTACGcgctcgtcgtcttctcgTTTGGGTATTACAGGGACGTCAACCGTCAGCAGAATGGCCTTTACTTTACCGCTCGCCTCCATCGTCCGGATGGTAGCTTCAGATTTGGCACGGTTCTTGTCAACGTATAGCTGGAAGAAGGCCTGTCGCTTGGTCTCGTTTAAAACCTCGGTATGCGTATATGATGAGGGAGTCGCGAAACAATGCACGATTCGCGCCGCATTCGCCCCTCGAGCCAGCGTCAACTCGCCCTCGGCACCGCCAGCTCGTGCAGCGCCCGTAGGTGAGATGAAGACGGGTATGTCAAGCTCACATCCGAATAGCTTCGTGCTTGTCGTCACAGTACCAACGTTGCGCAGTACCCTCGGGCGCAGCCAGATCTGGCGAAGCATGGAACTGTTGGCGTCTCGTGTGATGTTGTCATTCGATCCTCCTCTGATGTATGCCCAAGACTTGTCGGATAATGCAATATGCGCCGCCTTTTCAAAGTCGTCCATGTTAAAAATGTCATTGAGTGCCGGCTTCTCGCCTGATTTCACCAACGCGGTTTGGGTTACGGGCTGATTGGCAGCTTTCCAGTCTTCTGTTATGGTGGATTCATCGAGGGACCCGATATGGCCTTTGTCTCCCAGAGTCTCTCGGATCAATGAAGGCGAGTGTACCCGACTGTACTCTTCAGTGGCATCTTTTCCGGCgaatttatatataactaaggGCGCGTGAGCAGTGCGTATCTCGAGTATTGAAGCCATTCCGAGTGTTTTTGACGATTAAACGTACTCTCTTGCCCGCCGGGGTGCTCTGGTGCGAATTCAGTCATGTTGTAGACTTGTCCATCAACAACAATCCATACATCGCCCCTCTTGTTGTGCTGGAGAATCTCCGATGCGGCCACCTTTCTCGCCAtgatgtcttcttctgcacgGCCGACAATTACAACGTTGGCGGTTTTCTGGCGAGAACAAATCCAGAGGGCTGGTGTTTTATAGAACAAGCCAAGCCGGTGTACAAACGCAGATCTTGGCTGTCTCACTCCCCCCGCATTATTTACGCCTTCCACGGTACCCAGTCGAAGTGTAAACGCGGGGTGGAATATTGCCATCTCTGCACACAAAATCTGCTGATTTCCAAGTAGGTAATACAACATGTATCCATCTGCCGACATCGCTGAGGAAGCGCCACAGCCAGGGATTAGCGGGACTCGCAGCTTGATCTCGCTGATCGCTAAGCCGAGATCAAGATGCGGACATTGTTTGATCTCAATTAATGGCCATTTCCCGCGGATATAGCGCGGACATTGGCAATTTACAAGCCAATAGCCGTcaagacaaaacaaataCAGCCAAACGTTGGTTGCATGTGCGCTGGACAAGGTTCACCGGGCTAACACACGCCGAATGTAGTGTTTTGCACATAGGCGTCAATCAAGTGCTTTCTATTCGTCGCATACTAGGCTGCAAACTTTCATTTCTCATATGGGATTTGTTTAATTTCCAAGAACCGAAGGTGAACCTTTCTAAAGGTACTTGAGTAATAGCATTTGGGCAGGTAGTACGTGTAAGCGCTTATTTGTCGTTACGGACAAATTGTCGGAGTCCAGGCAGATGGCCGACGTCAACGCAAGGTAAACGGTGATTAGCAACGGAACAAAACATGCCGTTTTATAATGTAATTAAATATCGAATAAATACTGACGTTATCCTGGGCGCTTTAATTTGTGCTGTCTGTATTTAGAAGATTAAAGTTCTTAATTTGAAAGGGTACGTAGTATTTTAGAATCTCTAGTGCTGGAGGACGGTCGTAGCATTTGATGGAAATCGTACTATGCTTTCCCACAACCAACATATGATCAAAACCGATACCAGACCTGAGCCaataaataagaattatCTCGGTAATTGTATTGGAACTGAATATATTGCTGCCTAATTATTGTCTGTTTATCTCCTGGTTCCAAGATACAGCGGCTAGACAAAGCATTTGGGCATGTCTGATGTCGCAGCTATGAAATGCCAAAGCAGCAcaaaaacttataagtacAGTGTGCATTTGACAAGAAGGTTAGTATACTAGCATGGCTTGATTTGTGCTAATAAGACAATCCTATGCTAACTTGTGCCTGCCTGGGATAATTTGGTTGGTGACACAACCTTAGTGAATGACAAAGAATATCAGACGTAACAAGCCGTAATTGGATGGAGTTCgtgggtacatgtacacagcAGCTGTATTTTGTAACACAGCAAAACAACTCCCCTTTATATTTAGATCAATAATAGAGCTTAGCATCATATTATACAGCGGTCGGAATGAGAAGGTCAGTGCATCAAATCGCGTTCATAGGTAGTACCACAGTGAGAGGAATGGATTTCACTTTGACAAGTCTCTTGGAGTCTACTTACTTGCTCTATCGTAGACATATAGCCAGATTTGTAATAACTTTAGGAGTTGCAAGTAGCTGAAAGTTACCAACTCTATCCTTAGTATATCAGGACCACTCCTGCAGCAATACATGTTGAACACAGATAATGCCACTATGCCTACTAAGTAAATACCTATTCTCGCATGCAACAAGGCGCAAAAAGTAAACACCTTTCAGTTGGCAAGGCAATGGCCATCTGCCAGGCCAGCACAGATATCCGCACCTAGAGAGCCTGGCACCTGCCTGCACCCGAAATACAGAAGTCGGTTACTATGGATGTTTCTAGGTGCCTGAGGTATGCCCGCTATTTAATCCCCCCTTCTAGATTCTCGGAGACCTAGAAATTCCAAATTCCTGCATCTGATgtgcatcatctccatccaatGTTGGCACAGCTTCGCCCTGCACATCACTCTACTTCTCCTCATCCCTCTATCGAACCAGGCAGACCGCTTGCAACCGCTGTATATCATCGAGCAGTCCAGTCACTCTTTCGCCCCCGACTTTCGATTCTTGTTTCCCTTTTCTGCCATCTTCCTCAGacttccctctcttcttccacttcctcTCAACACTAGGTCATTGCGCCAAAGAGGCATTCCTCCTCAACACCATAGGTCTTTGAGGAAACATTCTTTTAATCATCGCCATTCGTCAAGAGTCGTGATTTCGAACCATCACAATGACAGCCCCAAACCTTGAGGTTGTCAAAGAGGCTCTGATGGTAAGATCAACTCTCTCTGATTTCGCTCTGCCTTCCTTTATTAGATGCCTATTCCCGCCATGTAGAGGAAAGGCAGCCTGATGCAAAAAGTTATACAGGAGGCTGTACTGACATTCCTCAACTCTAGGCCGATCTCGGCAGAAGTAGGCAGGATGAGCTTCCACTCAGCGACCGCGCAAAGCGGCCAACGTATCTTCCTGGTCGATCCGGAACAAGCCACATCCCTCAGGCTCGCAAAGAAAAGCTGGGGAGCAAGTGGGGAGGTAAGCCAATGAAATATCGGTGTCAAAGCCCTGCTCTGTCTGATCATGTACAGTCAAAATCGTGGACGAGGAGAGCGAGCAGATGGAAGGCCTCGAGCTTGGCAATGCTCGACCTTGGGCTAGGTTGACGAACAATTTCATGGCACGCTATGCAGCTGAGTCGTAAGTCAAGACGCCCCTTCCAAATGATGTACGATGCAATTGTCCTAATCCCTCATTCTTAATCTAGAGCACCGCCTCGGTATCAACCAGAGACAAAGCCATTCAGACCTTTTGCGATTCCCAAACCACCTTCTTCTATCAGGTCTACGGGGAGCATTAGCAAGGCTCCTGCATCAACTCTGCCTCCTGCTTCAAACAGAAAGGCGCCCTCTCATCAGAACGCACAAGCCAGTCGAGATGCGGCGTTGGCAAACGGCTCCAAGGTACCGGTAGCACCCAGCACCAAAGGACCCTCCAATACACTCCCAAACAAAACGGAATCAAAAACAAGTCCTTCTACTCCGTTACAAGCCCAAGAACACGTATTGTCTATAGGCGACTGCGAGACTGTCAATGAGTCGGACAATTCTTCATCCAAGATCAAATTCGTGTTGAAAGTGCAGCTTCAAAAGAACAAAGGTTTGCTGGCGATGCAGTTGCCAGACAAGGGTATATCGGTTCATGATGTCCTAACTCTCAACACTCCGGTGATACAAGGCCCATTCTGCCTAATATCCAATGCTCAGGGAGAGCGTCTCTACAAGTTGAAGTTTCGGACTTCTGTTGCTGCAGAAGGTTTTCAATATTTGCTAAAAAGCTTGCAGGAATCCGCGCTTCGCTTCAGAGGAGATGGTCTTGTTTCTCCAAAGGAAACCCCAACCCCAACTGCTAACAAGGGGCCTGCTAGTGGCAAGACGCCTATTGTCAACAAGACACCGACAGCTAGCAAGACGCCTACAACTAACGACACGTCAACCGTTGACAATACTCCCACTGCTAGCAAGACGTCTGACGCTAACAAGACGCTCACCACTAGCAAAGAGACCGAGGCTAACACTCTGAATACTCCATCAAAAACAGCATCTCAAGTCACTAAAACAGCTCCGACGACAGATCATGGCGATGACAAGGCTTCCTTGCAAACACCAGCTTCCACCGAGACATCCTTACAGCGAGACACTCGAGAAAGCGTGGTCGGAGAGAACTTGGTGGACACCGAGGATTATTTCCCTTCCAATCCAGCACTCACCATTGAGGCCGCTGCAGATCATATGCAAGGTTTAGTTCAGCAAATACTATCTGAAATCACCGCGGCCGGTATTCAAGTTCCCGAAAAGGGTGTTGAAGAAATCGAATCAACGGCAATCTCCAACTGGATGTCGCAAGGCTTCATGGCGACAGAGACACAGTCTGATGAGCTGAAAGAAGAACTTGCCGAACTTCTCCGACTCTTGGTTCGAATCAAAAGAAAGGTACAGTTCAGG from Trichoderma atroviride chromosome 3, complete sequence encodes the following:
- a CDS encoding uncharacterized protein (EggNog:ENOG41), which gives rise to MEAKLAALEDDGYFDLGTYHRPITTDSPDAQRWFNRGLIWAYGFNTQEASSCFEKVILADPGCAMGYWGLAYTRGPYYNKAWRLFDPEDLKTSLDATYTASRKALELVGKASPVEEALIRGLVARFPQRTPTDDYSGWNRAYADAMGVAYEQFGDDLDVAVFYIDALMNLTPWAMWDPYSGKPGPNSRALEAEVAISRALKQTGASEHPGLLHLHIHLMEMSRTPEAAVPSGNLLRGLVPDCAHLNHMPSHLDILIGDYQASITANTVAVKADREFVERVGGMSMYSLYRGHNYHSLIYAAMLSGQSKIAIENCKHMEDALPAELLSIKSPPMADWMEAFIAVRPHVLIRFGRWDDIINLELPADQSLYCVTTATIYYAKVGEAMLAGEIEYRRGNFELAFEHLRRSIDLDDHLNYSEPWAWMQPSRHAYAALLLEQGRIEEAAKAYAEDLGFDESLPRGHQHPNNIWALHGYHECLTLLGRTAEAKMLELPLKLATCLADITVESSCFCRTVNQGDAQNGVTAGNNVSSCCS
- a CDS encoding uncharacterized protein (EggNog:ENOG41); amino-acid sequence: MTAPNLEVVKEALMADLGRSRQDELPLSDRAKRPTYLPGRSGTSHIPQARKEKLGSKWGVKIVDEESEQMEGLELGNARPWARLTNNFMARYAAESAPPRYQPETKPFRPFAIPKPPSSIRSTGSISKAPASTLPPASNRKAPSHQNAQASRDAALANGSKVPVAPSTKGPSNTLPNKTESKTSPSTPLQAQEHVLSIGDCETVNESDNSSSKIKFVLKVQLQKNKGLLAMQLPDKGISVHDVLTLNTPVIQGPFCLISNAQGERLYKLKFRTSVAAEGFQYLLKSLQESALRFRGDGLVSPKETPTPTANKGPASGKTPIVNKTPTASKTPTTNDTSTVDNTPTASKTSDANKTLTTSKETEANTLNTPSKTASQVTKTAPTTDHGDDKASLQTPASTETSLQRDTRESVVGENLVDTEDYFPSNPALTIEAAADHMQGLVQQILSEITAAGIQVPEKGVEEIESTAISNWMSQGFMATETQSDELKEELAELLRLLVRIKRKVQFRHGSNHMNSVTISSETLQDLQEIMEKPSKKIKYTPTDIKELEAQAVSRKDKINASGLQEIQKGSLPKKKTGLSIAKPKDQVPSSSRPKAPGGLAASRWASSSGTATPSGTATPSGTATPSGTITSSGTITPSGLSTMNPKLETAKKWIDIPPKAATMTVVPKSPAPIEGQKPNPKGLSSSRWADKPVENEGKFAGF
- a CDS encoding uncharacterized protein (EggNog:ENOG41) encodes the protein MDALNHVCIVRGIFVGSKQQFVEMNRAIDSNKIKPVVDSNIFSFEDIKTAYQYQWDQKHYGKVVIKIAN
- a CDS encoding uncharacterized protein (EggNog:ENOG41), which produces MTLSGSCMCGEIAYSSSSEPKVTALCHCVDCQKWTGSAYTSNAVVPEDSFQVKKGEPKWYDTIGESGGKNRHFFCSNCGSSLYGKLDIMPGDIVIKAGSLDNGATNLNNNVDVEFYCKDRVGFVAQQEEAKQLPRFIGSS
- a CDS encoding uncharacterized protein (EggNog:ENOG41), translating into MALPTTTRAWSIAEINKDSFDSLVLKDNVPLPKLGERDVLVQIEAVSLNYRDLAIPKGFYPFTLNLPVVPGSDSAGIILATGSKVTKFAKGDRVCTLFNEHHQTNPITPEAVTSGFGGAIDGTLREYAVFGDHALVKAPSTLNAIEASTLTCAPPDRMECPLRTAVKGHQGRRVGLDSGHRRCQSFRHPVCRSCWRDRCRHHVFKGKGRGVEEARSHTRYQLQRDSQLGRGCPITDARGHWIRPHSRDRRPRKPRTVAQGHQAGGCHHHHRIPRTI